A section of the Hyalangium minutum genome encodes:
- a CDS encoding ferritin-like domain-containing protein, with product MAEKSEVAKLRSLAQLDADAVGAYDAAIARVSEPLVRERLNDFRVDHVRHVQDLNALIQRLGGEAVELKPDLKGAAMKGLTAVTSMMGTEAALVAMLGNEEFSNRAYELALQFDWSPEVRALIQKNREDEYRHVTWIRDAVRTRPWLKDGARADEGTEIQA from the coding sequence ATGGCAGAGAAGTCCGAGGTGGCGAAGCTGCGCAGTCTGGCTCAGTTGGATGCGGATGCGGTGGGGGCCTACGACGCGGCCATTGCCCGGGTGAGCGAACCCCTGGTGCGCGAGCGGCTCAATGACTTCCGGGTGGATCACGTGCGGCACGTGCAAGACTTGAACGCGCTCATCCAGCGCTTGGGCGGTGAGGCGGTGGAGCTCAAGCCGGATCTCAAGGGTGCCGCGATGAAGGGGCTCACGGCGGTGACGAGCATGATGGGCACCGAGGCGGCCCTGGTGGCCATGTTGGGCAACGAGGAGTTCTCCAACCGGGCCTATGAGCTGGCCCTCCAGTTCGACTGGAGCCCGGAAGTCCGCGCCCTCATCCAGAAGAACCGCGAGGATGAGTACCGGCACGTGACGTGGATCCGCGACGCGGTCCGCACCCGTCCTTGGCTCAAGGACGGTGCCCGCGCCGACGAAGGCACCGAAATCCAGGCCTGA
- a CDS encoding formimidoylglutamate deiminase, which yields MSELTVYQPDFLYRDGRFHSGASLHVGAHGRILPEGPVPEGARVVRLPGRALLPGLVNGHSHAFQRLIRGRTEYVAAGHGTDDFWSWREAMYRAAEALNPEEVYTASRQAFLEMLLAGITSVGEFHYLHHQPDGTPYVERNALAFEVIRAARDVGLRIVLLRVGYARAGFRVPENPRQRRFIDRDVDTFLASVQELAREMEGQAGVSVGLAPHSVRAVPREWLTTLAGLRGGNMPMHMHVAEQPKELEACVAEYGLRPVELLEELGLLEPRFTAVHAVHVTEDEARMLGEVGAGVCACPSTERNLGDGIVPADRLVNAGARLCLGSDSQARVDLLDEARQLEEHLRLSRVRRAVLDPGGGAVDGLAVRLFQMATVNGAKSLGLTTGALEPGTPADFFTVDLHHPSLVGASPSSLLAGLVFGADKAAVRDVAMDGRLVVKDGQHPRQEESSRAFHALARRLYS from the coding sequence GTGAGCGAACTCACCGTCTATCAGCCGGACTTCCTCTATCGGGACGGCCGGTTTCACTCGGGCGCCTCCCTGCACGTGGGCGCCCATGGCCGCATCCTCCCGGAGGGGCCTGTGCCCGAGGGCGCGCGGGTGGTCCGCCTGCCCGGGCGCGCGCTGCTGCCGGGGCTCGTCAACGGGCACTCGCACGCCTTCCAGCGCCTCATCCGTGGACGCACGGAGTACGTGGCCGCGGGCCACGGCACGGATGACTTCTGGAGCTGGCGCGAGGCCATGTACCGCGCCGCCGAGGCCTTGAATCCCGAGGAGGTCTACACCGCCTCGCGGCAGGCCTTCCTGGAGATGCTGCTGGCCGGCATCACCTCCGTGGGCGAGTTCCACTACCTGCACCACCAGCCGGATGGCACGCCGTACGTGGAGCGCAATGCGCTGGCCTTCGAAGTGATTCGCGCCGCGCGGGACGTGGGGCTGCGGATCGTGCTGCTGCGCGTGGGCTATGCGCGCGCGGGCTTCCGCGTGCCAGAGAACCCCCGGCAGCGGCGGTTCATCGACAGGGACGTGGACACCTTCCTGGCCTCGGTGCAGGAGCTCGCCCGGGAGATGGAGGGACAGGCCGGGGTGAGCGTGGGGCTGGCGCCGCACAGCGTGCGCGCGGTGCCTCGGGAGTGGCTCACCACGCTCGCGGGACTGCGCGGCGGGAACATGCCCATGCACATGCATGTGGCCGAGCAGCCCAAGGAGCTCGAGGCCTGCGTGGCCGAGTACGGCCTGCGGCCCGTGGAGCTGCTCGAGGAGCTGGGGCTGCTGGAGCCGCGCTTCACCGCCGTGCACGCGGTGCATGTGACGGAGGACGAGGCCCGGATGCTGGGGGAAGTCGGCGCGGGCGTGTGTGCGTGCCCCTCCACCGAGCGCAACCTGGGCGATGGCATCGTCCCCGCGGACCGGCTGGTGAACGCGGGCGCGCGGCTGTGCCTGGGCTCGGACAGCCAGGCCCGGGTGGATCTGCTCGACGAGGCGCGGCAGCTCGAGGAGCACCTCCGGCTGTCTCGTGTCCGGCGTGCGGTGCTGGATCCCGGCGGCGGCGCGGTGGATGGGCTGGCGGTCCGGCTGTTCCAGATGGCCACGGTGAATGGCGCCAAGAGCCTGGGGCTGACCACGGGTGCGCTGGAGCCCGGCACGCCCGCGGACTTCTTCACGGTGGACCTGCACCACCCCTCGCTGGTGGGCGCGAGCCCCTCATCACTGCTGGCGGGGCTCGTGTTTGGCGCGGACAAGGCGGCGGTGCGGGACGTGGCGATGGATGGGCGGCTCGTGGTGAAGGACGGACAGCACCCCCGCCAAGAGGAGTCCTCGCGCGCCTTCCATGCCCTGGCTCGGAGGCTGTACTCGTGA
- the argE gene encoding acetylornithine deacetylase, whose amino-acid sequence MNDTLPALRATLAELVALDTTSVRPNAPLIDYAQARLEAAGFVAERLLYTDDAGVEKVNLVAVKGGNEGRAALALVGHSDCVPYDAAWKDALKLTEKDGRLYGRGACDTKGFIASALHAATRAERLKAPLMVVLTADEEIGLVGAKKLVEAGKGRARHAIVGEPTRLIPVRANKGYCLGEVEVRGKEGHSAYPDTGASAIFRASRFLQRLEQVARTVLREERDASFEPPYTTVNVGLIQGGKAKNVIPGLCRFTVEWRPIPGQSPQRVVELMESIRQELVRDEPAFEADIRVLRTDSGVSTAPDAEVVRFLAEATGNAPETVSFGTEAPQLTALGAEAVVFGPGDIRVAHQTGEYVPIEDLVRCEAVLSQAIARFCGGS is encoded by the coding sequence GTGAACGATACGCTGCCCGCGCTGCGGGCCACGTTGGCGGAGCTGGTTGCACTGGACACCACCTCGGTGCGCCCGAACGCGCCGCTCATCGACTACGCCCAGGCGCGCCTGGAGGCTGCGGGGTTCGTGGCCGAGCGCCTGCTCTACACGGACGATGCGGGTGTGGAGAAGGTGAACCTGGTGGCGGTGAAGGGAGGCAACGAGGGGCGCGCGGCGCTGGCGCTGGTGGGGCACTCGGACTGCGTGCCGTATGACGCCGCGTGGAAGGACGCGCTCAAGCTCACCGAGAAAGACGGGCGGCTCTACGGGCGCGGCGCGTGTGACACCAAGGGCTTCATTGCCAGCGCGCTCCATGCGGCCACCCGGGCGGAGCGGCTGAAGGCGCCGCTGATGGTGGTGCTCACGGCGGACGAGGAGATCGGCCTGGTGGGCGCCAAGAAGCTGGTGGAGGCGGGGAAGGGGCGGGCGAGGCACGCCATCGTCGGCGAGCCCACCCGGCTTATCCCGGTGCGCGCCAACAAGGGCTACTGCCTGGGCGAGGTGGAGGTGCGGGGCAAGGAGGGGCACAGCGCGTACCCGGACACGGGGGCGTCGGCCATCTTCCGCGCCAGCCGCTTCCTGCAGAGGCTGGAGCAGGTGGCTCGCACGGTGCTCCGCGAGGAGCGGGACGCGAGCTTCGAGCCGCCCTACACCACGGTGAACGTGGGGCTCATCCAGGGCGGCAAGGCGAAGAACGTCATCCCCGGCCTGTGCCGCTTCACGGTGGAGTGGCGGCCCATCCCCGGGCAGTCGCCGCAGCGGGTGGTGGAGCTGATGGAGAGCATCCGTCAGGAGCTGGTGCGCGACGAGCCGGCCTTCGAGGCGGATATCCGCGTGCTGCGCACCGACAGCGGGGTGAGCACGGCGCCGGACGCCGAGGTGGTGCGCTTCCTCGCGGAGGCCACGGGCAACGCCCCGGAGACGGTGTCCTTCGGCACGGAGGCCCCGCAGCTCACGGCCCTGGGCGCCGAGGCGGTGGTGTTCGGCCCGGGAGACATCCGCGTGGCCCACCAGACAGGCGAGTACGTGCCCATCGAGGACCTGGTGCGCTGCGAGGCGGTGCTCTCGCAGGCCATTGCCCGCTTCTGCGGCGGGAGCTGA
- a CDS encoding helix-turn-helix domain-containing protein, which yields MHLGATIRLLRVDAGLSLRDLARRIGVSSAYLSRVEHGQDAVPTPERLTAIAHELGVPPAMLLDVSHRVNPLVANYLEQVPGAGAVFLDIARRQLTSAQLTRVREFLNAEFPMRDASREEVSPALSPLLAPERIILQLSCSSVEDARDMAVERICAACPGLAASQLTDELERREAGASCSVGNGVAVPHAALEGVPSVAALVTLAKPLKHETPDGQPLRVLIVMVGSERGRPWLMRLAHVARLSSHGLATRLQEAQHPREVLSHLQELEALL from the coding sequence ATGCACCTGGGAGCGACCATCCGGCTGCTGCGCGTTGACGCGGGCCTCTCCTTGCGAGACCTGGCCCGGCGCATCGGTGTCTCCAGCGCCTACCTGAGCCGCGTGGAGCATGGCCAGGACGCCGTGCCCACACCGGAGCGGCTCACCGCCATCGCGCACGAACTGGGCGTGCCCCCCGCGATGCTGCTGGATGTCTCGCACCGGGTGAACCCGCTGGTGGCGAACTACCTGGAGCAGGTGCCTGGCGCCGGGGCAGTCTTCCTAGACATCGCCCGGAGGCAGCTCACCAGCGCACAGCTCACCCGGGTCCGTGAGTTCCTCAACGCGGAGTTCCCCATGCGCGACGCCTCGCGAGAAGAGGTGTCGCCCGCCCTCTCCCCGCTGCTGGCCCCCGAGCGCATCATCCTCCAGCTCTCCTGCTCCTCTGTAGAGGATGCGCGAGACATGGCCGTCGAGCGCATCTGCGCCGCCTGCCCGGGGCTGGCGGCCTCGCAGCTCACCGACGAGTTGGAGCGGCGGGAGGCCGGGGCCTCGTGCTCGGTGGGCAATGGGGTGGCGGTTCCCCACGCGGCCCTGGAGGGAGTGCCCTCCGTGGCCGCACTGGTGACCCTGGCGAAGCCGCTGAAGCATGAGACGCCGGATGGGCAGCCGCTGCGCGTGCTCATCGTCATGGTGGGCAGCGAGCGCGGCCGGCCCTGGCTCATGCGGCTGGCGCACGTGGCGAGGCTGTCGAGCCATGGCCTCGCCACCCGCCTGCAAGAGGCCCAGCACCCGCGCGAGGTGCTCTCGCACCTGCAGGAGCTGGAGGCGTTGCTGTAG